In Cyprinus carpio isolate SPL01 chromosome A1, ASM1834038v1, whole genome shotgun sequence, the following proteins share a genomic window:
- the LOC109082766 gene encoding transcription factor Dp-1-like, whose product MAKDAGLKETNGEIKVFVNQNQNPGKPAGVLSFLTVHPASVTAVKQILPKTLTAAGVNVLPHLVIGTPQRTSVPTGVLLTSPQTPTAHIHTPQTQTQESSPWSTGRSRKGDKNGKGLRHFSMKVCEKVQKKVVTSYNEVADELVAEFSSGDNMSPNDVHVYDQKNIRRRVYDALNVLMAMNIISKDKKEIKWIGFPTNSAQECQDLEAERQRRLERIKHKQSQLQELILQQIAFKNLVQRNRQAEQQNKRPPPANTVIHLPFIIVSTSKRTVIDCSISNDKFEYLFNFDNMFEIHDDVEVLKRMGMAFGLELGRCSVEQLKIAKTLVPKALQPYVTEMAQGAINQLIGELSHVGTDRGASNSNGSHNSSSSVETPTSYMEDEEDDDDEEDFDDDDDD is encoded by the exons ATGGCTAAAGAT GCTGGACTCAAAGAAACTAACGGAGAGATAAAGGTGTTTGTCAACCAGAATCAGAATCCAGGGAAAC CTGCAGGTGTTCTGTCCTTCTTGACCGTTCATCCAGCATCAGTCACTGCGGTCAAACAGATTCTGCCCAAAACACTCACCGCTGCAGGCGTTAACGTGCTGCCACATTTG GTGATCGGCACCCCTCAGAGGACCAGTGTCCCCACCGGTGTCCTGTTGACAAGCCCACAAACACCCACCGCACACATCCACACGCCACAGACACAGACTCAAGAGTCCTCTCCCTGGTCAACTGG GCGCAGCAGGAAGGGCGATAAAAACGGGAAGGGTTTGCGGCATTTTTCCATGAAAGTGTGTGAGAAGGTGCAGAAGAAAGTGGTGACGTCCTACAATGAGGTGGCAGACGAGCTGGTGGCCGAGTTCAGCTCTGGAGACAACATGTCCCCGAACGACGTG CATGTGTACGATCAGAAGAACATCCGGAGACGAGTCTATGATGCTCTGAATGTCCTGATGGCCATGAACATCATCTCCAAAGACAAGAAGGAGATCAAATGGATCGGATTCCCCACCAACTCAGCACAAGAGTGTCAGGACCTGGAG GCCGAGCGGCAGAGACGTCTGGAGAGAATTAAACACAAGCAGTCTCAGCTGCAGGAGCTCATACTGCAG CAAATTGCTTTTAAAAACCTGGTGCAGCGCAATCGGCAGGCAGAGCAGCAGAACAAGAGACCTCCACCAGCAAACACGGTCATCCACCTGCCCTTCATCATTGTCAGCACCAGCAAGAGAACCGTCATCGACTGCAGCATCTCCAATGACAA ATTTGAGTATCTCTTTAACTTTGACAACATGTTTGAGATCCACGATGACGTGGAGGTGCTGAAGCGCATGGGCATGGCGTTCGGCCTGGAATTGGGCCGCTGCAGCGTGGAGCAGCTGAAGATTGCCAAGACCCTCGTTCCTAAAGCCCTACAGCCCTATGTCACAG AAATGGCCCAGGGTGCCATTAACCAGCTGATCGGAGAGCTTTCCCATGTGGGCAC TGACCGCGGTGCATCCAACTCCAATGGGTCCCACAACAGCAGCTCCAGCGTGGAAACGCCCACATCTTACATggaggatgaagaggatgatgatgatgaggaggactttgatgatgatgatgatgattag